A portion of the Mesobacillus boroniphilus genome contains these proteins:
- a CDS encoding PDR/VanB family oxidoreductase, whose amino-acid sequence MHRNAAIEIRVKSIKKESATIKRFTLQAVNGAELPPFSGGSHITTYLPKSSGTMERSYSVFNLSKPGFIEIAVRLAEPSTGGSEYWHHNVSEGDVLKVSYPKNHFPLSFQAKHHVFYAAGIGITPFLSMMAELTAKKQSFELHYAAKSKEQCAFFDFLNQTYPRQCHFYFSEGENPQRLSSNLLLDHRVGTHVYFCGPEKMIQEFSSAAKCYGYPAFNVHYERFAPPSKKDSVPFGVTLKQSGKHLEVPAESSLLDALRLNGIDVPYSCRVGGCGTCEVKVAEGKIDHNDLFLTDEQRSSNQTMLSCVSRGRGNVVLDI is encoded by the coding sequence TTGCATCGGAATGCTGCCATTGAAATACGCGTAAAATCAATTAAAAAAGAATCAGCGACAATTAAAAGATTTACCTTGCAGGCGGTGAATGGAGCGGAGCTGCCGCCATTCAGCGGGGGATCTCATATTACAACTTATTTGCCGAAGTCTTCGGGGACAATGGAAAGATCGTATTCAGTATTCAATTTATCTAAACCAGGTTTCATTGAAATAGCAGTTCGATTGGCAGAACCTTCAACTGGCGGGTCCGAGTACTGGCATCATAATGTTTCTGAAGGGGATGTTTTAAAAGTCAGCTATCCGAAAAATCATTTTCCCTTAAGTTTTCAAGCTAAGCATCATGTTTTTTATGCAGCTGGTATTGGCATCACGCCATTTTTATCAATGATGGCTGAGCTTACCGCAAAAAAACAATCCTTTGAGCTCCATTACGCTGCAAAATCAAAAGAGCAATGTGCATTTTTTGATTTCCTGAACCAGACCTACCCTCGACAATGCCATTTTTATTTTTCTGAAGGTGAGAATCCACAACGATTATCATCCAATCTTCTTTTGGATCATCGGGTCGGCACGCATGTTTATTTTTGCGGGCCGGAAAAAATGATTCAAGAATTCTCTAGTGCAGCCAAATGCTATGGCTATCCCGCGTTCAATGTCCATTATGAGCGTTTCGCACCACCTTCAAAGAAGGACTCGGTCCCCTTTGGGGTTACTCTGAAACAGAGCGGCAAACACCTGGAAGTGCCTGCAGAAAGCTCACTGCTAGACGCCCTTCGTCTAAATGGAATTGATGTCCCGTATTCCTGCAGAGTGGGCGGTTGTGGTACATGTGAGGTGAAGGTAGCAGAAGGAAAGATAGACCATAATGATTTATTCCTGACAGATGAACAGCGGAGCTCCAATCAGACGATGCTAAGTTGTGTTTCTCGCGGGAGGGGGAATGTGGTATTGGATATATAG
- a CDS encoding DUF3231 family protein codes for MRETSIGLTSTEISNIWSAYLKSSMELRFYQYFYKTAEDQEVQNIVKKVLDYSQNSIDDLKEIFLKENMTIPLGFTEKDVRLDADKVFSDTFILYFCHDLTMLSLSTYPSALTDCTRKDIRDYFHESIEFTVTIQNEITNLMLSKGVFLKSPQVTMDHTIDLVDNMKYINGLFGGSRPVNAAEIANLSRVIHRASFSKMVLVTFSKLASDKEVKQHFSKGTVALEKVLHSLQEVFEKENIPISASGDYNIVNTKESPFSDKLMLFFVNTCLGMFCFIMINQALTSSLRTDIVTKFTVISNQMKKFYGKGLLLTITEKWLEQPPQALDRKL; via the coding sequence TTGAGAGAGACAAGTATAGGGTTAACCTCGACAGAAATATCGAATATTTGGTCAGCCTATTTAAAAAGCAGCATGGAGCTCAGGTTTTATCAATATTTTTATAAGACTGCCGAAGATCAAGAGGTTCAAAACATTGTAAAAAAAGTGCTGGATTATTCACAGAATAGCATTGATGACTTAAAGGAGATTTTTCTTAAAGAAAACATGACCATCCCTTTAGGCTTTACCGAGAAAGATGTCAGGCTGGATGCTGACAAGGTCTTTTCAGATACGTTCATCTTGTATTTCTGCCACGATTTAACGATGCTATCATTGAGTACATATCCAAGTGCGTTGACTGATTGTACCAGGAAGGATATCAGGGACTATTTCCACGAATCAATTGAGTTCACAGTTACGATTCAAAACGAGATAACAAACTTAATGCTATCAAAAGGAGTATTCTTGAAATCCCCACAGGTTACCATGGACCACACTATTGATTTGGTTGATAACATGAAATACATCAATGGCTTATTTGGCGGATCCAGGCCAGTGAATGCAGCAGAAATCGCAAATTTATCCAGAGTCATCCATCGGGCGAGTTTTTCTAAAATGGTTCTTGTCACTTTCAGCAAACTGGCATCCGATAAGGAAGTGAAACAACATTTTAGCAAAGGTACAGTTGCGTTAGAAAAAGTTTTACATTCACTGCAAGAGGTCTTCGAAAAGGAGAATATCCCTATATCAGCATCTGGGGATTATAATATAGTAAATACGAAAGAGTCGCCATTTTCGGATAAGCTGATGCTGTTTTTTGTGAATACCTGCTTAGGAATGTTCTGTTTCATCATGATCAACCAGGCATTGACCTCAAGCCTGAGAACAGATATCGTAACAAAATTCACGGTAATCTCAAATCAAATGAAGAAATTTTACGGAAAAGGATTGCTCTTGACGATAACTGAAAAATGGCTTGAACAGCCTCCTCAAGCGTTGGATCGAAAACTATAA
- a CDS encoding ParM/StbA family protein: protein MTKSRIAAVDVGNDSIKAIFGEFDNELNIPNIVARDTEDRPVIGIEELDTKDPLDGIHIRVHSPALKENNAIYRVGNLATKSDNATELDPGSSKSEEDQTLVMLFATLALDAVNEENAKLFPKSKNVIDANYTLGTGLPLREVKEGKDAGYRSKLVGSVHQVEFLVTPKYQGLKVNIKFDEVKVYPEGFAAYINLVMDNNLKIINKDLIDRRILIQDIGGLSTDIAVIKNRNVDDDKAQGFNLGVSEALEQIREEIRSKHGVELDSRTDVVEIITRKNDRNHIMVKGSRTSVHDITDRILLELAKKQYRLLRNVWAKNSQTEICYFVGGGATVLKEYIKTLNNNLDGYNIEFFEDEKESIWMMANAYYKLIMDYVKKSEKSKAASEPVKS, encoded by the coding sequence ATGACGAAATCTAGAATTGCAGCTGTTGATGTTGGTAACGATTCTATTAAAGCTATTTTTGGAGAATTTGATAATGAGTTGAACATTCCTAATATTGTAGCAAGGGACACAGAAGACCGTCCTGTAATCGGTATTGAGGAGCTTGATACGAAGGATCCTCTCGATGGCATCCATATTCGGGTCCACTCCCCTGCCCTGAAAGAGAATAATGCTATTTATCGTGTTGGCAACCTGGCGACGAAAAGCGATAATGCGACAGAACTTGATCCTGGAAGCAGCAAATCCGAGGAAGATCAGACTTTGGTTATGTTATTCGCTACCCTTGCATTAGATGCAGTCAATGAAGAAAATGCAAAGCTTTTTCCTAAAAGCAAGAATGTCATTGATGCGAACTACACACTTGGAACAGGACTACCGCTTCGTGAAGTGAAGGAAGGAAAGGACGCTGGCTACCGTTCTAAGTTAGTTGGATCCGTTCACCAGGTTGAATTCCTCGTAACGCCTAAGTACCAGGGTCTGAAAGTTAATATCAAATTTGATGAAGTAAAGGTTTACCCTGAGGGCTTCGCTGCTTATATCAATCTAGTAATGGACAACAACTTGAAAATCATCAACAAAGACCTTATAGATAGAAGGATCCTCATCCAGGATATCGGCGGCTTATCAACAGATATCGCTGTCATCAAAAACCGCAATGTTGATGATGATAAGGCACAAGGCTTCAACCTTGGTGTTTCTGAGGCATTGGAACAAATAAGAGAAGAAATCCGCAGCAAACATGGCGTGGAGTTAGACAGCCGCACTGATGTTGTAGAGATCATCACACGCAAGAATGACCGCAACCACATCATGGTTAAAGGAAGCCGTACTAGCGTCCATGATATCACTGACCGTATTCTTCTTGAACTGGCTAAAAAGCAATATCGCCTTCTCCGCAATGTATGGGCAAAAAATTCTCAGACCGAAATCTGCTATTTTGTTGGCGGCGGTGCAACAGTTCTGAAGGAATACATCAAAACATTGAATAACAATCTTGATGGCTATAACATCGAATTCTTCGAGGATGAAAAAGAGAGCATCTGGATGATGGCCAATGCTTACTATAAGCTCATCATGGATTATGTGAAAAAATCAGAAAAGAGCAAAGCTGCATCAGAGCCTGTTAAAAGCTAA
- a CDS encoding zinc ribbon domain-containing protein YjdM yields the protein MSNLPNCPICSSGYTYEDGILLVCPECAYEWDPSTETANGEDNKVVKDANGNVLNDGDTVSVIKDLKVKGTSSVIKIGTMAKNIRLVDGDHDIECKLEGFGAMKLKSEFVKKI from the coding sequence ATGTCTAATTTGCCAAATTGCCCAATATGCAGCTCAGGATATACGTATGAGGATGGTATCCTGCTGGTTTGCCCAGAATGCGCCTACGAATGGGATCCTTCTACTGAAACCGCAAACGGGGAAGATAACAAAGTGGTCAAAGATGCGAACGGGAATGTCCTGAATGATGGAGACACGGTATCGGTAATCAAGGATTTGAAAGTAAAAGGTACATCGTCAGTGATTAAAATCGGGACTATGGCTAAAAATATCCGTCTAGTTGATGGCGACCATGATATTGAGTGTAAACTTGAAGGATTTGGAGCGATGAAGCTCAAGTCTGAATTTGTAAAGAAAATATAG
- a CDS encoding glycosyltransferase — protein sequence MQTVIHLNLRVDPTQYIPQIREVPGYDYIHMVRQPKYMTDLSLLNEKVHYLSEIYSPKNFIKKNNVSLLHAHHGQLGILLLPFKEKTKLPLVTSIRGRDATLADQPVAYLEHMKMLFEKVDQLYPVCHYLADRMISWGCPPEKIKVLYGGVDLKKYHYRAPNVHGSGQNILSVGRLVEKKGHHVLMQAYKKIKDRFPNSTLTIIGRGELEEELLSLANQLNLGDSFRLLNHLPKEQVQQHMMNADLFCAASLEAANGDVEGIPNTLKEAMALGIPVVSTYHAGIPELITHNKEGVLVQENNVDELAAALEYMLDNRGHWTSYTSAARQKVEQYFDAEKQLLLQAKYYDDLLGGKSK from the coding sequence TTGCAAACTGTTATTCACTTAAACTTGAGGGTTGATCCCACCCAGTATATCCCTCAGATACGAGAAGTCCCTGGTTACGATTATATTCATATGGTGCGTCAGCCAAAGTACATGACTGACCTGTCTCTATTAAATGAAAAGGTTCACTATCTCAGTGAAATTTATTCCCCAAAGAACTTCATTAAGAAAAACAATGTTTCTCTTTTACATGCTCACCATGGCCAGTTGGGCATATTGCTGCTCCCTTTCAAGGAAAAGACTAAACTTCCGCTGGTAACGAGTATTAGAGGCCGTGATGCAACCCTTGCTGATCAGCCCGTTGCCTATTTGGAACATATGAAAATGCTCTTTGAAAAAGTAGACCAGCTCTATCCTGTTTGCCATTATTTAGCTGACAGGATGATATCCTGGGGCTGTCCTCCAGAAAAAATCAAGGTGCTTTACGGAGGAGTTGATTTAAAAAAATACCACTACAGAGCTCCGAATGTTCATGGATCAGGACAGAATATTCTTTCCGTAGGCAGATTGGTAGAAAAAAAGGGCCATCATGTTTTAATGCAAGCCTACAAAAAAATTAAAGATCGCTTCCCTAACTCCACGTTGACCATCATTGGAAGAGGAGAACTCGAGGAGGAACTTCTCTCTTTAGCCAATCAACTAAACTTAGGTGACTCATTCCGCCTATTAAATCATCTCCCAAAAGAGCAAGTACAACAGCATATGATGAATGCCGATTTGTTCTGTGCTGCAAGCCTTGAGGCCGCCAATGGAGACGTCGAAGGTATACCCAATACCTTGAAAGAGGCCATGGCGTTAGGGATTCCAGTAGTCTCTACCTATCATGCAGGCATCCCTGAATTGATTACCCATAATAAAGAAGGAGTTCTCGTACAGGAGAACAATGTCGATGAACTGGCAGCTGCACTTGAATATATGCTGGACAACAGGGGACATTGGACATCTTATACTAGCGCCGCACGGCAAAAAGTTGAACAATACTTTGATGCTGAGAAACAACTTCTTTTACAGGCAAAATATTACGATGATTTGTTGGGAGGGAAAAGCAAATGA
- a CDS encoding dimethylamine monooxygenase subunit DmmA family protein, whose product MFSYMEGKRKFLFCADSEGVRYLHILVRQAMDENVPFDFHILQEEREESFVNEWFSKQKMGTYLYISGTSDFVKRIQVRAMNAGFSEHDMQTFITGTIKKKLICCTCHGENEVLDSTHVVCVHCGQDLEVSDHYSRRLDAYLGYVTIK is encoded by the coding sequence ATGTTTTCTTATATGGAGGGTAAGAGGAAATTTTTATTTTGTGCAGATTCAGAAGGGGTCCGGTATTTACATATTCTTGTTCGCCAGGCAATGGATGAGAATGTGCCATTTGATTTTCATATTTTACAAGAAGAGCGAGAAGAAAGCTTTGTGAACGAATGGTTCAGCAAGCAGAAAATGGGCACTTATTTATACATTTCGGGTACTTCGGATTTTGTAAAAAGGATACAAGTCCGAGCGATGAATGCAGGATTTTCCGAACATGACATGCAAACATTTATTACCGGAACAATTAAAAAGAAACTCATTTGCTGCACTTGCCACGGTGAAAATGAAGTGTTGGATTCGACGCATGTCGTTTGCGTACACTGCGGTCAGGATCTGGAAGTGTCTGACCATTATTCACGCCGTTTGGATGCCTATTTGGGTTATGTAACGATCAAATAG
- a CDS encoding heme-dependent oxidative N-demethylase family protein, translating to MNSTDNLLSFPYPFGDRDVYRYSNNASPLDPPNPIEITDQYIDEVTLKRKLLTNHPERCYYSSPHTLDAQWEVLSLIVHHLVESYPDKFELIKQNDQWVFSNLLFGEKITFTFGDHETLELDPLDFIGRHVQEDLILMMQRDGDLFLDAGQLCFPANWSLYFDAGMSFKEIHSPIPGFDSLDERIRQFLMRIEAGKPWGRKNWSLMAGNKLDTSLETFAEWGHARKKVTKENVGELVHLRVEVQKLFRLPKSNGILFTIHTHMLPLEKFIQNKPWLEQFSAILHELPEFIADYKGISLYREVVLEYLEEELKKR from the coding sequence ATGAACTCAACAGATAATCTTCTATCTTTTCCATATCCTTTTGGGGACAGGGATGTTTATCGATACTCTAACAATGCATCTCCATTAGATCCGCCGAATCCGATAGAAATAACGGATCAGTATATAGATGAAGTTACTTTGAAAAGAAAACTGCTTACGAATCATCCGGAACGATGCTATTACTCTTCCCCCCATACACTTGATGCGCAGTGGGAAGTGTTATCTTTAATCGTTCATCATCTTGTAGAATCATATCCTGATAAGTTTGAATTGATTAAACAGAATGACCAGTGGGTGTTCTCAAATCTGCTTTTTGGTGAAAAAATCACTTTTACATTTGGTGACCATGAAACATTGGAACTGGATCCCCTTGATTTTATTGGCCGGCATGTCCAAGAGGATTTAATCTTGATGATGCAGCGGGATGGGGACCTGTTTTTAGATGCAGGGCAGCTGTGTTTCCCTGCGAATTGGTCCCTTTACTTTGATGCGGGGATGTCTTTTAAGGAGATACATTCACCGATTCCAGGGTTTGATTCGCTTGATGAAAGGATCCGGCAATTTTTAATGAGAATTGAGGCAGGCAAACCATGGGGCAGGAAAAATTGGTCCCTTATGGCAGGGAACAAGCTGGATACTTCGCTTGAAACCTTTGCTGAATGGGGCCATGCTCGAAAAAAAGTGACGAAAGAAAATGTTGGCGAGCTTGTGCATCTTCGGGTGGAGGTCCAAAAATTATTCCGTCTGCCAAAAAGCAATGGGATTTTATTTACGATCCACACCCATATGCTTCCACTTGAGAAGTTCATTCAGAATAAACCGTGGCTTGAGCAATTTTCGGCGATCCTCCATGAACTTCCGGAATTCATTGCTGACTACAAAGGAATCTCTCTTTACCGGGAAGTTGTCCTGGAATATTTAGAAGAGGAATTGAAAAAAAGGTGA
- a CDS encoding NAD-dependent epimerase: MSIVVTGAAGFIGFHLSKRLLSLGYHVIGIDNLNEYYDVALKKERLKLLETNANFTFHKIDLANRGGIHSIFKNNSIDIVINLAAQAGVRYSLTHPHSYVHSNLLGFLNILEACRQFPVEHLIYASSSSIYGANTKIPFSEKDPADHPVSLYAASKKANELMAHTYSHLYDIPSTGLRFFTVYGPWGRPDMAYYSFTKDIIEGKPIKVFNHGDMSRDFTYIDDIVEGIVKLLHQPPKQQDGWNRAKPEPNSSYAPFKIYNIGNNNPVKLLDFIQTLEEKIGQKAKVVFLPMQPGDVKTTYADITDLQRDVGFSPSTALEKGLESFVDWYKEYHLKQ, from the coding sequence ATGAGTATTGTCGTAACAGGTGCAGCTGGATTTATAGGGTTTCATCTGTCAAAACGATTATTATCACTGGGGTATCACGTAATCGGTATTGATAACCTAAATGAATATTATGATGTCGCTCTAAAAAAGGAAAGGTTAAAACTGTTAGAAACAAACGCAAATTTCACTTTTCACAAAATAGATTTGGCAAATCGAGGAGGAATACATTCCATCTTTAAAAACAACTCCATTGATATTGTCATCAATTTAGCAGCACAAGCTGGGGTTCGATACAGCCTAACCCATCCACACTCATATGTACATTCGAACCTGCTTGGATTTTTGAATATTTTAGAGGCGTGCAGGCAATTCCCGGTAGAACACCTGATTTACGCCTCTTCCAGCTCCATATATGGGGCAAATACAAAAATCCCCTTCTCTGAAAAAGATCCAGCCGACCACCCGGTAAGCTTGTATGCTGCCTCTAAAAAGGCAAATGAATTAATGGCACATACGTATAGCCATTTATACGATATTCCCTCAACAGGGCTGAGATTCTTTACAGTATACGGCCCATGGGGAAGACCTGATATGGCCTATTATTCGTTTACGAAAGATATCATCGAGGGAAAACCAATAAAAGTATTCAATCATGGTGATATGAGCAGAGACTTTACCTACATTGACGATATCGTCGAAGGAATCGTAAAGCTCCTCCATCAACCACCTAAACAACAGGATGGCTGGAATCGGGCAAAGCCAGAGCCCAATTCCAGCTATGCACCTTTTAAGATTTATAATATCGGCAACAATAACCCAGTTAAACTCCTAGATTTCATTCAAACTCTAGAAGAAAAAATCGGCCAAAAAGCAAAGGTGGTATTTTTACCAATGCAGCCAGGAGATGTAAAAACAACTTATGCTGATATAACTGACCTTCAGAGGGATGTAGGCTTCTCTCCTTCTACAGCGTTAGAAAAAGGGCTAGAATCCTTTGTTGATTGGTATAAAGAATATCATTTGAAACAATGA
- a CDS encoding efflux RND transporter permease subunit, with translation MKNLVNFVLGNKLAVWLLTIIITVLGIYSGTRMNMETIPNISIPYLMVMDVYPGATPEKVMEDVSIPIEKAVEGLEDVKYVYSNSYSNMSSIQVEYEYGIDMDEAKRALQSALDMVTLPEGAQEPTITAISMNMMPVAALSVSSTTEDIVELTSTVEEILLPKIDKIDGVASVTITGQHIEEVNLTYDEAKMTQFGLTESKVKEMIQASNLGVSLGLFEFEEGEQAVAVDGKFTTTDELKNMLIPVTPSAANPSPFVKLSELAEIELVGKVQSISRTNGEDAIALQIVKEQQANTVDVVNAVKDLIKEEEAKIEGLVIEVSLDQGEPIEESVWTMIEKALFGGLIAILVILLFLRDFKSTIISIVSIPVSIFMALLLLNWMDITLNIMTLGAITVAIGRVIDDSIVVVENIYRRLHLKEEKLTGRALVREATIEMFKPILSSTLVTVAVFAPLIFVGGMVGELFTPFALTMTFALGASLIVAITIVPALSHFLFKKKLYGEKTESSHKEVGKLANWYKGFLNKSLNHKVITSLIAVVLLAGSLALTPIIGFSFMGSEEDKVMYLTYTPQAGELKEETIENVGEVEEEMLKRDDIDIVQVSINEEAHQMTAMMGGGAGGALMYLIFDPEMENFPEVREDIEEYVFNIGQSGEWKSQNFGGMSMPENEISYTFYSEDLGKLNQAVKMVEGEMKNINGLKDVTSSAEDAYVEYTFKVEQDELLQYGLTAGQIVMMLNPNKSQEVLTTVEKDGESLDVIVQQEQAEQPESIEDILATEVQTAMGTTLPLSELVTVEEGTTMNALARSKGQYYASVSGTVISKDISKAAAEAEKAIDQLDFPKGVEVGVAGVQADMTETFTQLGVAMLAAIAIVYFILVVTFREGVAPFAILFSLPFAVIGSFVGLLIAGETISVSVMMGLLMLIGIVVTNAIVLVDRIIHMEREGLTMREAVLEAGATRLRPILMTAIATVGALVPLAIGSGGGGLISKGLAITVIGGLTSSTLLTLIIVPIVYEVLSKMFKKNRKEIVEN, from the coding sequence GTGAAAAATTTAGTCAATTTTGTACTTGGAAATAAACTGGCCGTATGGCTTCTAACAATTATTATCACGGTATTAGGGATATATTCTGGTACACGGATGAACATGGAGACCATCCCGAATATTTCAATCCCATACTTGATGGTAATGGATGTTTACCCTGGTGCGACTCCAGAAAAAGTAATGGAGGATGTGTCCATTCCGATTGAAAAAGCAGTGGAGGGACTGGAAGACGTTAAGTATGTCTATTCGAATTCATACTCCAATATGTCGAGTATCCAGGTAGAGTATGAGTATGGCATTGATATGGATGAGGCCAAGCGTGCTTTGCAATCGGCATTAGATATGGTGACCCTGCCGGAAGGGGCGCAGGAACCGACAATCACAGCAATCAGCATGAACATGATGCCGGTTGCCGCATTGAGTGTCAGCAGCACAACTGAGGATATCGTGGAACTGACATCTACCGTAGAAGAAATCCTTCTTCCGAAAATCGATAAAATCGATGGTGTTGCGTCCGTAACGATTACAGGGCAGCATATTGAAGAAGTGAATCTTACCTATGACGAAGCAAAAATGACACAATTCGGCTTAACTGAAAGTAAAGTGAAGGAAATGATTCAAGCCAGCAACCTGGGCGTTTCATTAGGCCTTTTTGAGTTTGAAGAAGGAGAGCAGGCCGTTGCTGTCGATGGCAAATTCACGACTACAGATGAATTGAAAAATATGCTGATTCCGGTCACGCCATCAGCAGCCAACCCATCACCTTTTGTAAAACTTAGCGAACTTGCTGAAATTGAGCTTGTTGGTAAAGTTCAATCCATATCCCGCACTAATGGTGAAGACGCGATTGCCTTGCAGATTGTCAAGGAGCAGCAAGCGAACACCGTTGATGTCGTTAATGCAGTGAAAGACTTAATAAAAGAAGAAGAGGCTAAAATTGAAGGTTTAGTCATTGAAGTATCGCTTGACCAGGGAGAACCAATCGAAGAATCTGTTTGGACAATGATAGAAAAAGCTCTATTTGGCGGATTAATCGCGATCCTGGTTATTCTTCTATTCCTGCGTGACTTCAAATCTACGATTATATCAATTGTCTCGATACCAGTTTCGATTTTTATGGCATTGCTGTTATTGAACTGGATGGACATCACGCTTAATATCATGACACTTGGCGCGATTACTGTTGCGATTGGCCGTGTTATTGATGACTCGATTGTCGTCGTGGAAAATATTTATCGTCGGCTCCATCTAAAAGAAGAGAAATTAACGGGCCGCGCCCTCGTACGTGAAGCGACAATCGAAATGTTCAAGCCAATCCTGTCGTCCACGCTCGTGACGGTTGCTGTATTTGCACCGCTGATTTTCGTAGGCGGAATGGTAGGGGAATTATTTACACCATTTGCGCTAACGATGACATTTGCACTTGGTGCTTCACTGATTGTGGCGATTACGATCGTACCAGCATTATCTCACTTTTTATTTAAAAAGAAGTTATATGGTGAAAAGACTGAAAGCAGCCATAAAGAAGTTGGAAAACTGGCTAATTGGTATAAAGGTTTCTTGAATAAGTCGCTTAACCATAAGGTCATTACTTCACTCATTGCCGTTGTTCTGTTAGCGGGAAGCCTTGCGCTCACCCCAATCATCGGCTTCAGTTTCATGGGCAGTGAAGAAGACAAGGTCATGTATCTGACCTATACGCCACAAGCAGGAGAGCTTAAGGAAGAAACAATAGAGAATGTCGGTGAAGTAGAAGAAGAGATGCTAAAACGCGACGATATTGACATAGTTCAAGTATCTATTAATGAAGAAGCCCACCAGATGACGGCTATGATGGGCGGGGGAGCAGGCGGAGCCCTGATGTACCTAATCTTTGATCCTGAAATGGAAAACTTCCCAGAAGTCCGTGAAGATATTGAAGAGTATGTATTCAATATTGGACAAAGCGGCGAATGGAAGAGCCAAAATTTCGGCGGAATGTCGATGCCTGAGAACGAAATCAGCTACACATTCTACAGCGAAGATTTAGGCAAATTAAACCAAGCCGTTAAGATGGTTGAAGGTGAAATGAAAAATATCAATGGCTTGAAAGATGTTACATCAAGTGCAGAAGATGCTTATGTAGAGTATACCTTCAAAGTTGAACAGGATGAATTGCTGCAATACGGACTGACAGCAGGACAAATTGTGATGATGCTCAATCCGAACAAATCACAAGAGGTCCTGACGACCGTCGAAAAAGATGGAGAATCACTTGATGTCATTGTCCAGCAAGAGCAAGCTGAACAGCCTGAATCAATTGAAGACATCCTTGCCACTGAAGTGCAAACAGCGATGGGGACCACCCTGCCACTGTCTGAATTAGTAACGGTTGAAGAAGGTACAACGATGAATGCTCTGGCCCGCAGCAAAGGCCAATACTATGCTTCTGTATCCGGAACTGTCATTAGTAAGGATATTTCAAAGGCAGCTGCTGAAGCTGAAAAAGCAATCGATCAATTAGATTTTCCTAAAGGAGTGGAAGTCGGAGTAGCCGGTGTCCAGGCAGATATGACGGAAACATTCACGCAGCTAGGAGTAGCAATGCTTGCTGCAATTGCAATTGTTTACTTCATACTGGTCGTTACATTCCGTGAAGGTGTCGCACCATTTGCTATTCTATTTTCACTACCATTCGCAGTCATTGGATCGTTCGTTGGGTTGCTTATTGCAGGTGAAACCATCTCTGTATCCGTTATGATGGGACTGTTGATGCTGATTGGAATCGTCGTAACGAACGCCATCGTACTTGTAGATCGAATTATTCATATGGAAAGGGAAGGACTTACGATGCGTGAAGCGGTCCTTGAAGCAGGTGCTACACGTTTACGTCCAATCCTAATGACCGCAATCGCTACGGTAGGTGCATTGGTTCCACTAGCGATAGGATCAGGCGGAGGCGGACTGATTTCCAAGGGTCTGGCGATTACCGTAATTGGTGGTTTAACCAGTTCGACATTATTAACGCTGATTATTGTACCGATTGTATATGAAGTTCTATCTAAAATGTTTAAGAAGAACCGTAAGGAAATTGTAGAAAACTAA